One Cydia splendana chromosome 21, ilCydSple1.2, whole genome shotgun sequence genomic region harbors:
- the LOC134801242 gene encoding uncharacterized protein LOC134801242, producing MWRTCVVLALASACVALPAQDTGHSENDLDGLNDCLRKDSTSCLKYKFFSFVDKMIGQKDSFALSDGVTVVRATDAPQETGAPRSLDPLSRLKRYLDTHSIRVELKGSDVVDTVSSVGRALEETVSSYTEDNEVSEESRGKKKKAQKILGPLMMALAMKLMALMPLAIGAIALIAGKALLIGKLALVLSAIIGLKKLLSQQKHVTYEVVAHPHHSSSHTSSHDYGGSSGYGGDSSGGSGGYGGSASSGHSSGGWGRSIDAQSLAYSGQKPQ from the coding sequence ATGTGGCGGACTTGTGTTGTTCTCGCGCTCGCGTCGGCGTGCGTCGCGCTCCCGGCCCAAGATACGGGACACTCGGAAAACGACCTGGATGGATTGAATGACTGCTTGCGGAAGGATTCCACGTCATGTTTGAAATACAAGTTCTTCTCTTTCGTCGACAAGATGATCGGACAGAAGGACAGCTTCGCCCTATCCGATGGAGTCACTGTTGTGAGAGCTACCGATGCTCCTCAAGAAACTGGTGCGCCGCGATCTTTGGATCCTCTTTCGAGATTAAAGAGATATTTGGACACGCACTCCATCCGCGTTGAATTGAAAGGATCTGATGTTGTGGATACAGTTTCGAGCGTAGGACGAGCTTTGGAAGAAACAGTTTCTTCGTACACGGAAGACAATGAGGTTTCAGAAGAGAGTAGGGGGAAGAAAAAGAAGGCGCAGAAGATTCTCGGGCCGCTGATGATGGCTTTGGCGATGAAGCTGATGGCGTTGATGCCGCTGGCTATTGGAGCGATCGCGTTGATTGCTGGAAAGGCGTTGCTGATTGGCAAGTTGGCTTTGGTCCTGTCGGCGATTATTGGTCTGAAGAAGTTGTTGTCCCAGCAGAAGCACGTGACGTATGAAGTAGTGGCGCACCCTCATCATAGCTCCAGTCACACGTCAAGCCACGACTACGGTGGTTCCAGTGGTTACGGTGGTGACTCCTCTGGAGGATCTGGAGGATACGGCGGCAGTGCTAGCAGTGGTCACAGCAGCGGCGGCTGGGGCAGGTCTATAGATGCACAGAGCCTAGCGTATTCAGGCCAAAAGCCCCAGTGA